The Microbacterium limosum genome contains a region encoding:
- a CDS encoding YggS family pyridoxal phosphate-dependent enzyme, producing MSHPSLAERLEAIDQRIADAARANRRDPGEITRIVVTKFHPASLVRKLWALGVRDVGENRQQELHAKRADLADLADLRWHFVGQAQTNKARAIRHDAAAVHSVDRTRLADALDRAAEPGEGALDVLLQVNLTSDPARGGVAPSEAASLAEHIAGCRGLRLRGVMAVAPLDEAPASAFARLAGVAEAVRGVEPNARWISAGMTADFAEAIAAGATHLRIGSAITGNRPPRA from the coding sequence GTGAGTCACCCCTCGCTCGCTGAGCGGCTCGAGGCCATCGATCAGCGCATCGCCGACGCCGCACGGGCCAACCGGCGCGACCCGGGTGAGATCACCCGCATCGTCGTGACGAAGTTCCACCCCGCCTCGCTGGTTCGGAAGCTGTGGGCGCTCGGCGTGCGCGACGTCGGCGAGAACCGCCAGCAGGAGCTGCACGCCAAGCGTGCGGACCTCGCCGACCTCGCCGATCTGCGCTGGCACTTCGTCGGTCAGGCCCAGACCAACAAGGCCCGGGCGATCCGTCACGACGCCGCCGCGGTGCACTCGGTGGACCGCACACGGCTCGCCGACGCCCTGGACCGCGCCGCAGAGCCGGGGGAGGGCGCCCTCGACGTCCTCCTGCAGGTCAACCTCACGTCGGACCCGGCTCGGGGCGGGGTGGCTCCGTCGGAGGCTGCCTCACTCGCAGAGCACATCGCCGGATGCCGCGGTCTGCGCCTGCGCGGGGTCATGGCGGTCGCGCCCCTCGACGAGGCCCCCGCGTCGGCGTTCGCGCGGCTCGCAGGCGTCGCGGAGGCCGTCCGCGGGGTGGAGCCGAACGCGCGATGGATCTCCGCGGGCATGACGGCGGATTTCGCCGAGGCTATCGCGGCCGGCGCGACACACCTGCGGATCGGGTCCGCAATCACGGGCAACCGACCACCCCGGGCGTAG
- a CDS encoding cell division protein SepF: MANPLKKTMVYLGLADEEEIIDEQPQQQTQHTREQRVQPVEQPKGTVTPIRKPAVVAQPASSGLTEILTVHPKQYRDAQVIAENFREGVPVIINLSQMSDADARRLIDFASGLSLGLYGRIERVTSKVFLLSPEHVAVSGDGGIPHADPEQPSFSPA, encoded by the coding sequence ATGGCGAACCCGCTCAAGAAGACGATGGTGTACCTCGGTCTCGCCGACGAGGAAGAGATCATCGACGAGCAGCCTCAGCAGCAGACGCAGCACACGCGCGAGCAGCGAGTGCAGCCCGTCGAACAGCCGAAGGGAACGGTGACCCCCATCCGCAAGCCCGCCGTGGTCGCGCAGCCCGCCAGCAGCGGACTGACCGAGATCCTCACCGTCCACCCCAAGCAGTACCGGGACGCACAGGTGATCGCCGAGAACTTCCGTGAGGGCGTTCCGGTCATCATCAACCTCTCGCAGATGTCCGACGCCGACGCGCGCCGCCTCATCGACTTCGCCAGCGGGCTCTCGCTGGGGCTCTACGGCCGCATCGAGCGCGTCACGAGCAAGGTCTTCCTCCTCTCGCCGGAGCACGTGGCCGTGTCCGGTGACGGCGGCATCCCGCACGCCGACCCGGAGCAGCCCTCCTTCTCTCCGGCGTAG
- a CDS encoding YggT family protein, with the protein MELLGLIASILNGLLLLYVFVLFARLILEYIPVFNREWRPKGAGLIAAEIVYTVTDPPIRFFRRLIPPLRIGPVAIDLGFALTMLLCFILLGVTRTLAAGA; encoded by the coding sequence GTGGAACTGCTGGGGCTCATCGCGTCGATCCTCAACGGCCTTCTCCTCCTGTACGTCTTCGTCCTGTTCGCGAGGCTCATCCTCGAGTACATCCCCGTGTTCAATCGCGAGTGGCGGCCGAAGGGTGCGGGATTGATCGCCGCGGAGATCGTCTACACCGTCACCGACCCTCCGATTCGCTTCTTCCGGCGCTTGATCCCGCCGCTGCGCATCGGTCCGGTCGCCATCGACCTGGGCTTCGCGCTCACCATGCTGCTGTGCTTCATCCTCCTCGGGGTGACGCGCACGCTCGCCGCGGGCGCCTGA
- a CDS encoding DivIVA domain-containing protein gives MALTPDDVVTKQFQHVRFKEGFDPEEVDDFLDEIVVEWRKTIAENEELKAKLAAYESGEASAPSSAPAPAAEASAPAPAAEASGDGTAPAATSAGIIELAQRLHDEHVSEGIAQRDKLVAEAQATASRIIAEAEANQREQKERLEKERQLLEGRISELRQFERDYRAQLRSYIEGQLRDLDSSGTNSGSAPVSTVGL, from the coding sequence ATGGCTCTGACCCCCGATGACGTCGTCACCAAGCAGTTCCAGCACGTCCGCTTCAAGGAGGGTTTCGACCCCGAAGAGGTCGACGACTTCCTCGACGAGATCGTCGTGGAATGGCGCAAGACGATCGCCGAGAACGAGGAACTGAAGGCCAAGCTCGCCGCGTACGAGTCCGGCGAGGCGTCGGCCCCGTCCTCGGCGCCCGCGCCGGCGGCAGAGGCATCGGCGCCCGCCCCCGCCGCGGAGGCATCGGGCGATGGCACGGCACCCGCAGCCACGAGCGCCGGGATCATCGAGCTGGCCCAGCGCCTGCACGACGAGCACGTCTCCGAGGGCATCGCCCAGCGCGACAAGCTCGTCGCCGAGGCCCAGGCCACCGCATCCCGCATCATCGCCGAGGCGGAGGCCAACCAGCGCGAGCAGAAGGAACGCCTGGAGAAGGAGCGCCAGCTCCTCGAGGGCCGCATCTCCGAGCTCCGTCAGTTCGAGCGCGACTACCGTGCGCAGCTGCGCAGCTACATCGAGGGCCAGCTGCGCGACCTCGACTCGAGCGGCACGAACTCGGGCTCGGCCCCGGTCTCGACCGTCGGTCTTTGA
- the lspA gene encoding signal peptidase II translates to MERSSGGRRPLNRAAAGILIAILAVTVLAADQLTKALALAQLEPADPVQVLGEALVFVLVFNPGGAFSLGAGFTWFFTIALASVAIVIVYLMLTRVRSRLWAVALGLLLGGVLGNLTDRLFRDPGFPVGHVVDFIHTPWMMDAVYNVADIFIVGDMIGIALMVLLGVHMDGTRERRRAGATDAGSSAEGDVPRGSSPA, encoded by the coding sequence GTGGAGCGATCCTCCGGCGGCAGGCGCCCCCTGAACCGAGCGGCGGCCGGCATCCTCATCGCGATCCTCGCGGTGACGGTGCTGGCCGCCGATCAGTTGACGAAGGCCCTCGCACTGGCGCAACTGGAGCCGGCAGACCCCGTGCAGGTGCTCGGCGAGGCGCTGGTCTTCGTGCTGGTCTTCAACCCGGGTGGCGCGTTCTCCCTGGGTGCGGGCTTCACCTGGTTCTTCACGATCGCCCTCGCGAGCGTGGCGATCGTGATCGTGTATCTGATGCTCACGCGCGTGCGGTCGCGACTGTGGGCGGTCGCCCTCGGCCTTCTCCTCGGCGGCGTGCTCGGCAACCTCACGGATCGCCTGTTCCGCGACCCCGGCTTCCCTGTGGGCCATGTCGTCGACTTCATCCACACGCCGTGGATGATGGACGCCGTCTACAACGTCGCCGACATCTTCATCGTGGGCGACATGATCGGAATCGCTCTGATGGTCCTCCTCGGCGTGCACATGGACGGCACGCGGGAGCGGCGTCGGGCCGGGGCGACGGATGCGGGGTCGTCCGCGGAGGGCGACGTGCCGCGCGGGTCGTCGCCGGCGTGA
- a CDS encoding RluA family pseudouridine synthase, with protein MQTRTMPVPDGLDGQRVDAALAKMLGFSRTFAAEVAEAGGVAQSGRPLGKSDRVSAGEWLEVNWQPRTEPQIVPVEVPDLGIVYDDDEMVVVDKPTGVAAHPSLGWEGPTVLGALAAGGFRIATTGAAERQGVVHRLDVGTSGLMVVAKTEGAYTALKRAFKEREVAKVYHAVVQGHPDPLSGTIDAPIGRHPSHSWKFAVTPSGKDSVTHYETTEAFPGASLLEIHLETGRTHQIRVHMAAHRHPCVGDPLYGADPTLSAKLGLTRQWLHARRLGLTHPATGEWMTFTSEYPEDLAHALEILRGG; from the coding sequence ATGCAGACCCGCACCATGCCCGTCCCCGACGGTCTCGACGGTCAGCGCGTGGATGCCGCGTTGGCGAAGATGCTCGGATTCTCCCGCACCTTCGCCGCGGAGGTCGCGGAGGCCGGCGGTGTCGCGCAGTCGGGCCGCCCGCTCGGCAAGTCCGACCGCGTGAGCGCGGGCGAGTGGCTCGAGGTGAACTGGCAGCCGCGTACGGAGCCGCAGATCGTCCCCGTCGAGGTGCCCGACCTCGGGATCGTCTACGACGACGACGAGATGGTCGTCGTCGACAAGCCCACGGGCGTGGCCGCTCACCCCTCTCTCGGATGGGAGGGGCCCACGGTGCTCGGCGCCCTTGCGGCGGGCGGCTTCCGCATCGCGACCACGGGTGCGGCCGAGCGACAGGGCGTCGTACACCGCCTTGATGTCGGCACGAGCGGCCTGATGGTCGTGGCGAAGACCGAGGGCGCCTACACGGCGCTCAAGCGCGCCTTCAAGGAGCGCGAGGTGGCGAAGGTCTACCACGCCGTCGTGCAGGGGCATCCCGATCCCCTGTCGGGCACCATCGACGCCCCGATCGGTCGCCACCCCTCCCATTCCTGGAAGTTCGCGGTGACACCCTCGGGCAAGGACTCGGTCACCCACTACGAGACCACGGAGGCGTTCCCGGGCGCCTCGCTTCTCGAGATCCACCTCGAGACGGGCCGTACCCACCAGATCCGCGTGCACATGGCGGCCCACCGGCATCCCTGCGTCGGCGATCCCCTGTACGGCGCCGATCCGACGCTCTCGGCCAAGCTCGGGCTCACCCGGCAGTGGCTGCACGCACGGCGGCTGGGGCTCACGCACCCGGCCACGGGCGAGTGGATGACCTTCACCTCCGAGTATCCAGAGGATCTCGCGCACGCGCTGGAGATCCTGCGGGGCGGGTGA
- a CDS encoding NUDIX hydrolase has protein sequence MPTPDFVLALRRHIGHAPLPLVGVTAVVVRADEVLMGRRSDNGAWAPISGIVDPGEEPAETARREALEEAGIRIRVERLLSVHQVPRITHVGGDQVDYLDIAFLCIWEDGDPWPADGELTQLRWMAPHDAIALAPEGKKRAIRLALSGAPEAFFER, from the coding sequence ATGCCGACCCCCGACTTCGTCCTCGCGCTGCGCCGGCACATCGGGCACGCCCCCCTTCCCCTCGTCGGAGTGACCGCCGTCGTCGTGAGGGCCGACGAGGTGCTCATGGGACGCCGGAGCGACAACGGCGCCTGGGCGCCGATCTCCGGAATCGTCGACCCCGGCGAGGAACCCGCCGAGACGGCACGTCGCGAGGCGCTCGAGGAGGCGGGCATCCGCATCCGGGTGGAGCGTCTCCTGTCGGTGCACCAGGTGCCGCGCATCACCCACGTGGGCGGCGACCAGGTCGACTACCTCGACATCGCCTTCCTGTGCATATGGGAGGACGGCGATCCGTGGCCCGCCGACGGAGAGCTGACGCAGCTGCGCTGGATGGCCCCGCACGACGCGATCGCCCTCGCACCCGAGGGCAAGAAGCGCGCGATCCGGCTTGCGCTCAGCGGTGCGCCCGAGGCGTTCTTCGAGCGGTGA
- the dnaE gene encoding DNA polymerase III subunit alpha, which produces MLDGAARVGPMVQEAAKQGMPALAVTDHGNTFGAFEFYKAAKDAGVKPIIGIEAYVTPGTHRADKARVRWGSPDQADDDVSGAGAYTHMTLLSHSTQGMHNLFRLSSKASIEGYYFKPRMDRELLQTYSSGLIATTGCPSGEVQTRLRLGQYDAARAAAAEFQDIFGKENYFAEIMDHGLGIERRVMADLLRLAKDLDIPLVATNDLHYTHQHDATSHAALLCVQSGSTLDDPKRFKFDGDGYYLKSAAEMRQVFRDHPEACDNTLLIAERCQSEFNTSANYMPRYPVPDGETEQSWFVKEIEKGLQYRYPGGVPDEVRRQAEYETDVIVQMGFPGYFLVVADFINWAKDNGIRVGPGRGSGAGSMAAYAMRITDLDPLQHGLIFERFLNPDRVSMPDFDVDFDDRRRGEVIQYVTEKYGDDRVAQIVTYGTIKAKQALKDASRVLGFPFGMGEKLTKAMPPAVMGKDMPLDGMFDPQHPRYKEASEFRTLIETDPESKTVFDTAVGLENLKRQWGVHAAGVIMSSEPLIDIIPIMKREQDGQIVTQFDYPACESLGLIKMDFLGLRNLTIIDDALDNIRANRNENLVLEDLALDDAASYELLARGDTLGVFQLDGGPMRSLLRLMKPDNFEDISAVLALYRPGPMGVNSHINYALRKNGQQEIEPIHPELAEPLADILDTTYGLIVYQEQVMAVAQRVAGYSLGQADLLRRAMGKKKKSELDKQKEIFFGGMTERGFSDAAQQTLWKVLESFADYAFNKAHTAAYGLVSYWTAYLKAHYPAEYMAALLTSVGDSKDKLAIYLNECRRMGIKVLPPDVSQSIRYFAAVGDDIRFGLGAIRNVGANVVEAIVAARRETEFTTFHDFLQRVPLQVANKRTIESLIKAGAFDSTGATRRALLEVHEDAVEQVVLDKRREANGEVGFDFDSLWDEPQTAQKVPQRPEWTKKDKLAFEREMLGLYVSDHPLAGLEVPLAKHASLGIHELLASDDLSDGEQVTIAGLVTSAQHRVAKSSGNPYGMITVEDFNGEITVMFMGKTYQEFQPILQADSILVVRGRISRRDDGMNLHAVSAMAPALDSFDASGALDLVIPEHRATQPVIGDLAEILARHGGSTEVRLTLTKGQVAKVFEVPHPVKISADLYGELKSLLGPGCLGG; this is translated from the coding sequence ATGCTCGACGGTGCGGCCCGCGTGGGCCCGATGGTGCAGGAGGCGGCCAAGCAGGGGATGCCCGCGCTGGCGGTGACCGACCACGGCAACACCTTCGGCGCCTTCGAGTTCTACAAGGCCGCGAAGGATGCCGGCGTCAAGCCGATCATCGGCATCGAGGCCTACGTGACACCCGGCACGCACCGCGCGGACAAGGCCCGCGTGCGGTGGGGGAGCCCGGACCAGGCCGACGACGACGTGTCGGGTGCCGGCGCCTACACGCACATGACCCTGCTGTCGCACTCGACCCAGGGCATGCACAACCTGTTCCGCCTCTCCTCCAAGGCGAGCATCGAGGGCTACTACTTCAAGCCGCGCATGGACCGCGAGCTGCTGCAGACCTATTCGTCCGGACTCATCGCCACGACGGGGTGCCCCTCCGGCGAGGTGCAGACCCGACTGCGGCTCGGGCAGTACGACGCGGCGAGGGCGGCGGCCGCCGAGTTCCAGGACATCTTCGGCAAGGAGAACTACTTCGCCGAGATCATGGACCACGGCCTCGGGATCGAGCGCCGCGTCATGGCAGATCTGCTGCGCCTGGCCAAGGATCTCGACATCCCGCTCGTCGCGACGAACGACCTCCACTACACGCACCAGCACGACGCCACGAGCCACGCGGCGCTGCTCTGCGTGCAGTCGGGTTCCACCCTCGACGATCCCAAGCGGTTCAAGTTCGACGGCGACGGCTACTACCTGAAATCGGCCGCCGAGATGCGGCAGGTCTTCCGCGACCACCCCGAGGCGTGCGACAACACCCTGCTGATCGCAGAGCGGTGCCAGAGCGAGTTCAACACCAGCGCGAACTACATGCCCCGGTACCCCGTGCCCGACGGTGAGACGGAGCAGTCCTGGTTCGTCAAGGAGATCGAGAAGGGCCTGCAGTACCGATACCCGGGCGGGGTGCCGGACGAGGTGCGCCGTCAGGCGGAGTACGAGACCGACGTCATCGTCCAGATGGGCTTCCCGGGATACTTCCTCGTCGTGGCCGACTTCATCAACTGGGCCAAGGACAACGGGATCCGCGTCGGTCCGGGGCGCGGCTCGGGCGCCGGATCCATGGCGGCGTACGCGATGCGCATCACGGATCTGGACCCCCTTCAGCACGGCCTGATCTTCGAGCGCTTCCTCAACCCCGACCGCGTCTCCATGCCCGACTTCGACGTCGACTTCGACGACCGTCGCCGCGGCGAGGTCATCCAGTACGTCACCGAGAAGTACGGCGACGACCGGGTGGCCCAGATCGTCACGTACGGCACGATCAAGGCGAAGCAGGCGCTCAAGGACGCCAGCCGCGTGCTCGGCTTCCCCTTCGGCATGGGGGAGAAACTCACGAAGGCGATGCCGCCCGCCGTGATGGGCAAGGACATGCCCCTCGACGGCATGTTCGACCCGCAGCATCCGCGCTATAAGGAGGCGTCGGAGTTCCGCACCCTCATCGAGACCGATCCCGAGTCCAAGACGGTCTTCGACACCGCCGTGGGACTGGAGAACCTCAAGCGGCAGTGGGGCGTGCACGCCGCCGGCGTCATCATGTCGAGCGAGCCGCTGATCGACATCATCCCGATCATGAAGCGGGAGCAGGACGGCCAGATCGTCACGCAGTTCGACTACCCGGCGTGCGAGTCGCTCGGCCTGATCAAGATGGATTTTCTCGGGCTTCGCAACCTCACGATCATCGACGACGCCCTCGACAACATCCGCGCCAACCGGAACGAGAACCTCGTCCTGGAGGATCTCGCTCTCGACGACGCCGCGTCGTACGAACTTCTCGCGCGGGGCGACACCCTCGGCGTCTTCCAGCTCGACGGCGGACCGATGCGATCGCTGCTGCGCCTCATGAAGCCCGACAACTTCGAGGACATCTCCGCCGTGCTCGCGCTGTACCGGCCGGGCCCGATGGGCGTGAACTCGCACATCAACTACGCGCTGCGCAAGAACGGCCAGCAGGAGATCGAGCCGATCCACCCCGAGCTCGCCGAGCCCCTCGCCGACATCCTCGACACCACCTACGGCCTGATCGTGTACCAGGAGCAGGTCATGGCGGTGGCACAGCGCGTCGCGGGGTACTCGCTCGGACAGGCCGATCTGCTGCGCCGCGCGATGGGGAAGAAGAAGAAGTCCGAGCTCGACAAGCAGAAGGAGATCTTCTTCGGCGGCATGACCGAGCGGGGCTTCTCGGATGCCGCGCAGCAGACCCTCTGGAAGGTGCTGGAGTCGTTCGCGGACTACGCCTTCAACAAGGCGCACACGGCGGCCTACGGTCTCGTGTCCTATTGGACGGCATACCTCAAGGCGCACTATCCCGCCGAGTACATGGCCGCCCTCCTGACGAGCGTGGGGGACTCGAAGGACAAGCTCGCGATCTACCTCAACGAGTGCCGCCGCATGGGCATCAAGGTGCTGCCGCCGGATGTCAGCCAGTCGATCCGCTACTTCGCCGCCGTCGGCGACGACATCCGCTTCGGCCTCGGGGCCATTCGCAACGTCGGTGCCAACGTCGTCGAGGCGATCGTCGCGGCCCGGCGGGAGACGGAGTTCACGACCTTCCACGACTTCCTCCAACGCGTTCCGCTGCAGGTCGCCAACAAGCGCACGATCGAGTCGCTCATCAAGGCCGGCGCCTTCGACTCCACCGGGGCGACGCGTCGGGCGCTGCTGGAGGTGCACGAAGACGCCGTCGAGCAGGTCGTGCTCGACAAGCGCCGTGAGGCCAACGGCGAGGTCGGCTTCGACTTCGACAGCCTGTGGGATGAGCCGCAGACCGCCCAGAAGGTGCCCCAGCGGCCTGAGTGGACGAAGAAGGACAAGCTCGCGTTCGAGCGCGAGATGCTCGGACTGTACGTCTCGGATCACCCGCTGGCCGGGCTGGAGGTGCCGCTCGCGAAGCACGCTTCGCTCGGCATCCACGAGCTGCTGGCATCGGACGACCTCTCGGACGGGGAGCAGGTGACGATCGCCGGCCTCGTCACGAGCGCCCAGCACCGCGTCGCCAAGTCCAGCGGCAATCCGTACGGCATGATCACCGTCGAGGACTTCAACGGCGAGATCACGGTCATGTTCATGGGCAAGACGTACCAGGAGTTCCAGCCGATACTGCAGGCCGATTCGATCCTCGTGGTGCGCGGGCGGATCTCGCGTCGCGACGACGGGATGAACCTGCACGCCGTGTCGGCGATGGCGCCGGCACTCGACTCGTTCGACGCGTCGGGTGCGCTCGACCTCGTCATCCCCGAGCATCGAGCGACACAGCCCGTCATCGGCGACCTCGCCGAGATCCTCGCGCGGCACGGGGGGTCCACCGAGGTTCGGCTCACGCTCACGAAGGGCCAGGTCGCGAAGGTCTTCGAGGTGCCGCACCCCGTGAAGATCTCCGCCGACCTGT